Proteins encoded within one genomic window of Apis mellifera strain DH4 linkage group LG1, Amel_HAv3.1, whole genome shotgun sequence:
- the LOC725494 gene encoding myoneurin: MEEVTKCRYIDCVDTREKEQILHELPVCDTGLCVRWLINSGHVDLIGSDLDALRSMKFFVCNNHFTEDCYLSKGTLKENAVPSPHWSAVSRKLRNLKIRRKIHLNGQEGSMEEVATDQVTEKNVPSEFEVDQWCRTCATKKQNLVSMMTKGKGTDMSLLSKLKLLIEIDDEDALPTKMCDECVDKLEQSFKFFQQIYVADNTLRHVFPNSRSSNAPRKPLYSIGEHMRNEQKEKEKEKEKEREKEEEQQQQIQDHAPKVTRGIFRRGRGRPRTRGFPTRSRGRPRTVHLPLSVPTPNLNNNTVNETRINETILKNESQSVTHDEERQGNTVFSLLTDTCHSDEELDWSDVLKVMSDQRYQVVSRQETESKLEENIQKEKTEEQVIQPEIMLQVEVTSETIKEERNTEAEIEVKVKVEEEVEVQPNVTKLIIEKEVQRIRCEFCDESFKLRRQLQTHLLTDHSQLSEHMCIDCLTCYESESLLTKHRSLRHGDRKYHCEYCHEVFPEKKILREHIKKCQPHDILHYSCDSCGVTFISKEELIEHMENHPESSIVSSHMNLDNLQSTDSTLVSSSKPVIKLESESEYCSISTSKNTNEISESNPGEKSSTINSSDTCEINIVEETQGLIDEESIVMCPDCNEQMNNTVELSIHRMRRHSMNRKDATCLLCDNKSFSSLDEYEQHVLDHCKRLRISP, encoded by the exons ATGGAGGAAGTAACCAAATGCAGGTACATCGATTGTGTCGACACACGGGAAAAGGAGCAAATACTTCATGAACTTCCCGTTTGTGATACCGGTCTCTGTGTGAGGTGGTTGATCAACAGTGGTCACGTGGATCTAATTGGAAGTGATCTGGATGCTTTACGGtctatgaaatttttcgtttgCAATAATCACTTTACGGAAGATTGCTATCTGAGTAAAGGTACCCTAAAAGAAAATGCAGTCCCTTCTCCACATTGGAGTGCTGTTTCAAGAAAATTGAGGAATTTGAAAATACGAcgg aaaattcatttaaacggTCAAGAAGGTTCTATGGAGGAAGTAGCAACAGATCAAGTTACAGAGAAAAATGTTCCATCTGAATTTGAAGTGGATCAGTGGTGTAGAACATGTGCGACCAAGAAACAAAATCTTGTAAGTATGATGACCAAGGGAAAAGGCACAGATATGAGCCTTCtatcaaaattgaaacttttaatagaaattgacGATGAAGATGCTTTACCAACAAAGATGTGCGATGAATGTGTTGACAAATTGGAACAGTCTTTTAAGTTTTTTCAACAGATTTATGTAGCAGACAATACATTGCGTCATGTGTTTCCAAATTCACGATCCAGCAATGCACCTAGAAAACCTCTTTATTCGATTGGTGAACATATGAGAAATGaacagaaggaaaaagaaaaagagaaagaaaaagaaagagaaaaagaagaagaacaacaacaacagatTCAAGATCATGCTCCAAAAGTTACTCGTGGTATTTTTAGACGAGGTCGAGGTAGACCACGTACTAGAGGATTTCCTACAAGATCCAGAGGAAGGCCAAGAACTGTTCACTTACCGCTTTCAGTTCCGACTCCTAATCTGAACAATAATACCGTAAATGAAACcagaataaatgaaacaatattaaaaaatgaatctcaAAGTGTGACTCATGATGAAGAAAGACAAGGTAACACAGTATTTTCATTACTTACTGATACATGTCACAGTGATGAAGAATTAGATTGGTCAGATGTATTAAAAGTCATGAGTGATCAAAGGTATCAAGTTGTTTCTAGACAAGAAACGGAatcaaaattagaagaaaatatacaaaaggaaaaaacagaGGAACAAGTAATTCAACCAGAGATAATGTTACAAGTAGAAGTGACATCGGAgacaataaaagaagaaagaaatacagaagcagaaattgaagttaaagTAAAAGTAGAGGAAGAGGTAGAGGTGCAACCTAATGTGACAAAATTAATCATAGAGAAAGAAGTTCAACGAATACGTTGTGAATTTTGCGACGAATCATTTAAACTTAGACGTCAGCTACAAACACATTTATTAACCGATCATTCTCAATTATCCGAACATATGTGTATAGATTGTCTAACTTGTTATGAGAGTGAGTCATTATTAACAAAACATCGTAGTTTACGTCACGGAGATCGAAAATATCATTGCGAATATTGCCACGAAGTATTTcccgaaaaaaagattttaagggAACACATTAAGAAATGTCAGCCGCACGATATACTGCATTATTCTTGCGATTCGTGTGGAGTAACATTTATCTCTAAAGAAGAGTTAATCGAACATATGGAAAATCATCCAGAAAGTTCGATTGTATCATCGCACATGAATCTTGATAATTTGCAAAGTACCGATAGTACATTAGTATCGTCTTCAAAGCCCGTAATAAAACTCGAATCAGAATCTGAATATTGTTCCATTTCAActtcaaaaaatacaaatgaaatttcagaATCGAATCCAGGTGAAAAGAGCAGCACAATTAATTCAAGTGATAcatgtgaaattaatatagtCGAGGAAACGCAAGGACTGATTGATGAAGAGTCGATAGTGATGTGCCCGGATTGTAACGAGCAAATGAATAACACAGTGGAACTTAGTATTCATCGAATGCGTCGTCATTCGATGAATAGAAAGGATGCTACGTGTCTTCTTTGCGATAAcaaatcattttcttcattGGACGAATACGAACAACATGTACTTGATCATTGCAAACGATTAAGAATATCACcatga